A DNA window from Drosophila biarmipes strain raj3 chromosome 2R, RU_DBia_V1.1, whole genome shotgun sequence contains the following coding sequences:
- the LOC108026645 gene encoding uncharacterized protein LOC108026645: MGCSGSKSSATEDDTKSPKPASAKSSKPKMAGQKEYPASEAFTIPLESDDSTELPLNETLRQPPKRIQQMMQEAASAEPPTLEELEDKQLKAEQRRQELMQQKLEIIQKNAQMLMRSPEEHPADGEDETPEKD, from the exons ATGGGCTGCTCCGGTTCCAAGTCCTCCGCCACCGAAGACGACACCAAATCACCCAAGCCCGCTTCAGCCAAGTCCAGCAAACCTAAAATGGCCGGCCAAAAGGAGTACC CTGCCTCGGAGGCCTTTACCATTCCCTTGGAGAGCGATGATAGTACCGAATTGCCGCTGAATGAGACTTTGCGACAGCCGCCGAAGAGGATTCAGCAGATGATGCAGGAGGCAGCCAGTGCGGAGCCACCCACCTTGGAGGAACTGGAGGACAAGCAGCTGAAGGCCGAGCAAAGACGCCAGGAGCTGATGCAGCAGAAGCTGGAGATCATCCAGAAGAACGCCCAGATGCTGATGAGGAGTCCTGAGGAGCACCCGGCCGACGGCGAGGACGAGACCCCCGAAAAGGACTAA
- the LOC127010953 gene encoding uncharacterized protein LOC127010953 yields ANVGKQHGEQPTASRQLTLAGQRVGGGRTTYSSSGTSYGFYFISQLAVSYQQRLHRK; encoded by the coding sequence GCAAACGTTGGCAAACAGCACGGCGAACAGCCCACTGCAAGTCGGCAATTAACCTTGGCTGGACAAAGAGTTGGCGGCGGCAGAACGACCTACAGCAGCAGCGGTACGAGTtatggattttattttatcagtCAGCTGGCAGTCAGCTACCAGCAACGGCTACACAGGAAATAA